A window from Triticum aestivum cultivar Chinese Spring chromosome 6D, IWGSC CS RefSeq v2.1, whole genome shotgun sequence encodes these proteins:
- the LOC123146375 gene encoding callose synthase 3 isoform X2, whose translation MASSSGRRPGAGPGPGGGSSTPAPASGGGRRILRTQTAGNLGESIFDSEVVPSSLVEIAPILRVANEVEASNPRVAYLCRFYAFEKAHRLDPTSSGRGVRQFKTALLQRLERENDPTLKGRVKQSDAREMQSFYQHYYKKYIQALQNAADKADRAQLTKAYQTAAVLFEVLKAVNVSQKIEVDQAILETHNQVEEKKKLYLPYNILPLDPDSAANQAIMRYPEIQASFHALRNTRGLPWPKDHEKKDDADLLEWLQALFGFQKDNVSNQREHLILLLANVHIREMSKPDQQSKLDDHALDIVMKKLFKNYKRWCKYLGRKSSLWLPTIQQEVQQRKLLYMGLYLLIWGEAANLRFMPECLCYIYHHMAFELYGMLAGNVSPTTGENVKPAYGGAEEAFLKKVVTPIYKIIEMEAERSKTMKSKHSHWRNYDDLNEYFWSRDCFRLGWPMRADADFFKTPNFVLNPRDQTNGEHRPAGNDHWMGKVNFVEIRSFWHIFRSFDRMWSFLILSLQAMVIVAWNGGTPGDIFDAGVFKQVLSIFITAAVMKMGQAILDIVLSWKARRSMSLAVKLRYILKLLSGAAWVVILPVTYAYTSDNPTGLNRTIKSWFGDGRNQPSLYILAVVIYLSPNMLAATLFIFPVLRRFLEKSNLKVVALIMWWSQPRLFVGRGMHEGAFSLFKYTMFWVVLLATKLVVSFYVEIRPLVQPTKDIMKVPITTFQWHEFFPHAKNNIGVVIALWAPIILVYFMDTQIWYAIFSTLVGGIYGACRRLGEIRTLGMLRSRFESLPKAFNDHLIPNDSKRRGFRSAFSSKPYKKPEDGKEEDKIAARFAQIWNLIITSFRQEDLIDNREKDLLLVPYCKDREMDMIQWPPFLLASKIPIALDMAADSGGKDRDLKKRMNSDPYFTYAIKECYASFKNVIYAVVVGPRERDVIQKIFKVVDDLVAADTLIKDLHMSNLPTLSKKFIELLVILQKNNKDDLGQVIILFQDMLEVVTRDIMEDQLTELLEPVHGGNNRKHEGITPLDQQEQEQLFTKAVEFEFPVKASDAWKEKIKRLHLLLTVKESAMDVPTNLDARRRISFFANSLFMDMPKAPKVRNMLPFSVLTPYYKEDVLFSSQALEEENEDGVSILFYLQKIYPDEWKNFLERVDCKNEEELRETEQTEDELRLWASYRGQTLTRTVRGMMYYRQALVLQSCLDMAPENDLMEGFRAADILSEESHLLTQSKAVADMKFTYVVSCQSYGIQKRSGDARAQDILRLMTTYPSLRVAYIDEVEETSKEGEASKDRSKKIEKVYYSALVKAAVTKPDDPGQKLDQDIYRIKLPGNAMLGEGKPENQNHAIIFTRGEGLQTIDMNQEHYMEETLKMRNLLQEFTKKHDGVRYPTILGVREHIFTGSVSSLAWFMSNQETSFVTIGQRVLANPLRVRFHYGHPDIFDRLFHLTRGGVSKASKIINLSEDIFAGFNSTLREGNVTHHEYMQVGKGRDVGLNQISLFEAKIAYGNGEQTLSRDIYRLGHRFDFFRMLSCYYTTIGFYFSTMITVWTVYVFLYGRLYLVLSGLDKGLATGRRFIHNDPLQVALASQSFVQLGFLMALPMMMEIGLERGFRTALSDFVLMQLQLASVFFTFSLGTKTHYYGKTLLHGGAEYRATGRGFVVFHAKFAENYRLYSRSHFVKGIELMILLIVFEIFGQSYRGAIAYIFITFSMWFMVVTWLFAPFLFNPSGFEWQKIVDDWTDWNKWISNRGGIGVSPDKSWESWWEKEHEPLKYSGKRGTVLEIVLAVRFFIYQYGLVYHLNITKHTKSVLVYCLSWVVIFFILLVMKAVSVGRRKFSAEFQLVFRLLKGLIFIVFISTIVILIVIPHMTIQDIFVCILAFMPTGWGLLLVAQALKPAIMSVGLWGSIRALARGYEIIMGLLLFTPIAFLAWFPFVSEFQTRMLFNQAFSRGLQISRILGGHKKDRAALSKDDR comes from the exons ATGGCCTCCTCCTCCGGGAGGCGGCCGGGCGCGGGCCCCGGCCCAGGCGGCGGCTCCTCCACCCCGGCCCCGGCGTCCGGCGGCGGCAGGAGGATCCTGCGCACGCAGACGGCGGGGAACCTGGGCGAGTCCATCTTCGACAGTGAGGTGGTGCCCTCCTCGCTGGTGGAGATCGCCCCCATCCTCCGTGTCGCCAACGAGGTGGAGGCCAGCAACCCCCGGGTCGCATACCTAT GTCGATTCTACGCCTTCGAGAAGGCCCATCGACTCGACCCCACCTCCAGCGGCCGTGGTGTCCGCCAGTTCAAGACCGCGCTCCTACAGAGGCTCGAAAGG GAAAACGACCCGACGTTGAAGGGGAGGGTTAAGCAGAGCGATGCCCGCGAAATGCAGAGTTTCTACCAGCACTACTACAAGAAGTACATCCAGGCGCTCCAGAATGCCGCCGATAAAGCTGACCG TGCCCAGCTGACAAAGGCGTATCAGACTGCGGCTGTTCTGTTTGAGGTCCTGAAGGCCGTCAATGTCTCACAGAAAATCGAAGTCGATCAGGCG ATTTTGGAGACGCACAACCAAgtcgaggagaagaagaagctgtATCTTCCTTACAATATCCTCCCGCTCGACCCTGACAGTGCTGCTAATCAGGCTATTATGCGATACCCTGAG ATCCAAGCCTCTTTTCACGCTCTTCGTAACACAAGGGGTCTGCCATGGCCCAAGGACCATGAAAAGAAGGATGATGCAGATCTTCTTGAGTGGCTTCAGGCACTGTTTGGGTTTCAG AAAGATAACGTGTCCAATCAACGAGAACATCTCATACTCTTGCTTGCCAACGTCCATATAAGGGAGATGTCCAAACCTGACCAGCAATCAAAG CTAGACGACCATGCGCTAGATATAGTAATGAAGAAGCTCTTCAAGAACTACAAAAGATGGTGCAAATACCTTGGCCGCAAAAGCAGCTTATG GCTGCCGACAATTCAACAAGAAGTACAACAGCGGAAGCTTCTCTATATGGGCCTTTATCTGCTCATATGGGGCGAGGCAGCTAACTTGCGATTTATGCCAGAGTGTCTTTGCTACATCTATCATCAT ATGGCTTTTGAATTGTATGGCATGTTGGCTGGAAATGTGAGCCCAACAACTGGTGAAAATGTTAAACCAGCCTATGGTGGTGCCGAAGAAGCCTTCCTGAAGAAAGTTGTGACCCCAATTTACAAAATCATAGAGATG GAAGCTGAAAGGAGCAAGACCATGAAATCAAAACACTCACATTGGAGAAATTATGATGATCTCAATGAGTACTTTTG GTCAAGAGATTGTTTTCGGTTAGGATGGCCTATGAGAGCTGATGCTGATTTTTTCAAGACTCCAAATTTTGTTCTCAATCCTCGAGATCAGACGAATGGG GAGCACAGACCAGCTGGTAATGACCATTGGATGGGAAAAGTCAACTTTGTTGAAATACGGTCATTTTGGCACATCTTCCGTAGCTTTGACAGGATGTGGAGCTTCTTAATTTTGTCCTTACAG GCCATGGTTATAGTTGCTTGGAATGGTGGCacaccaggtgacatctttgaTGCAGGAGTGTTCAAACAAGTTTTGAGCATATTTATAACTGCTGCAGTAATGAAAATGGGCCAAG CAATTCTGGACATTGTCTTGAGCTGGAAAGCAAGAAGAAGCATGTCTCTTGCTGTCAAACTCCGGTACATCTTGAAATTACTATCAGGAGCTGCATGGGTTGTAATTCTACCAGTAACTTACGCATACACCTCAGACAACCCTACTGGACTCAATAGAACAATCAAAAGCTGGTTCGGTGACGGCCGGAACCAGCCATCGTTATACATCTTGGCTGTTGTGATATATTTGTCACCAAATATGCTGGCGGCTACGTTATTCATTTTTCCTGTCCTGAGGAGATTTCTTGAGAAGTCAAATCTTAAAGTTGTAGCCCTCATAATGTGGTGGTCACAG CCTCGCTTATTCGTTGGCAGAGGAATGCATGAAGGCGCATTCTCCCTTTTCAA GTATACAATGTTCTGGGTCGTTCTTCTGGCCACAAAATTGGTAGTGAGCTTCTATGTGGAG ATCAGGCCACTCGTGCAACCAACAAAAGATATAATGAAGGTGCCAATAACAACATTTCAGTGGCACGAGTTCTTCCCACATG CAAAGAACAACATCGGTGTTGTCATTGCACTTTGGGCTCCTATCATTCTT GTCTATTTCATGGATACCCAAATATGGTATGCAATTTTCTCAACATTAGTTGGTGGTATCTATGGGGCATGTCGTCGTCTTGGTGAG ATACGGACCTTAGGAATGTTAAGATCTCGCTTCGAATCTTTGCCAAAGGCTTTCAATGATCACTTGATTCCAAATGACTCAAAGAGGAGAGGATTCCGCTCCGCTTTCTCCAGCAAACCTTATAAG AAACCTGAGGATGGCAAAGAAGAAGACAAAATAGCTGCAAGATTTGCTCAGATATGGAATCTAATTATCACAAGCTTCCGCCAGGAAGACTTGATAGATAACAG GGAGAAGGACTTGTTACTTGTTCCATACTGCAAGGATCGTGAAATGGATATGATCCAATGGCCACCATTCCTGCTTGCTAGCAAG ATCCCAATAGCATTGGACATGGCAGCAGACAGTGGAGGAAAAGATCGTGATCTAAAGAAAAGGATGAATTCAGATCCATATTTTACTTATGCCATCAAGGAATGCTATGCTTCATTCAAAAACGTAATATATGCTGTAGTGGTTGGTCCACGGGAGCGCGA TGTCATCCAAAAGATTTTTAAAGTGGTGGATGATCTCGTAGCAGCCGATACCCTGATAAAGGATCTGCACATGAGTAACTTGCCTACCCTGAGCAAGAAGTTTATTGAGCTGCTTGTGATACTG CAAAAGAATAACAAGGATGATCTGGGTCAGGTCATCATTTTGTTCCAGGATATGCTCGAGGTGGTTACGAGGGATATAATGGAAGACCAACTCACCGA GCTACTGGAACCGGTACATGGTGGAAATAACAGAAAACACGAAGGGATTACACCACTTGATCAACAGGAACAGGAACAGTTGTTCACTAAAGCCGTTGAATTTGAATTTCCTGTGAAGGCATCAGATGCCTGGAAGGAAAAG ATAAAAAGGCTTCACCTTCTGCTCACAGTGAAGGAATCTGCTATGGATGTTCCTACAAACCTGGATGCTAGAAGGAGGATATCTTTCTTTGCTAATTCTCTTTTTATGGACATGCCAAAAGCTCCAAAAGTGCGCAATATGCTGCCCTTCTC TGTCTTGACTCCCTATTACAAAGAAGACGTCCTTTTCTCCTCACAAGCACTAGAGGAAGAGAACGAGGATGGGGTTTCTATCCTTTTTTACCTGCAAAAAATCTACCCAG ATGAATGGAAAAACTTTCTTGAAAGGGTGGACTGCAAGAATGAAGAGGAACTCCGTGAGACTGAACAAACGGAAGATGAGCTTCGCCTTTGGGCATCATACAGGGGCCAAACTTTGACGAGAACTG TAAGAGGGATGATGTACTACCGACAAGCTTTGGTGCTTCAGTCTTGTCTTGATATGGCCCCAGAGAATG ATCTTATGGAAGGCTTCAGGGCTGCAGATATACTATCTGAGGAATCACACTTGTTGACTCAGTCAAAAGCTGTAGCCGACATGAAGTTTACATACGTTGTATCATGCCAGTCATATGGTATCCAGAAACGTTCTGGTGATGCACGTGCACAGGATATTCTGAGACTCATGACAAC TTATCCATCACTTCGGGTTGCCTACATTGACGAAGTCGAGGAGACAAGCAAAGAGGGCGAGGCAAGCAAAGATAGGAGCAAGAAGATAGAGAAGGTTTACTACTCGGCGTTGGTGAAGGCAGCAGTAACTAAGCCTGATGATCCTGGTCAGAAACTCGATCAG GACATATACAGGATAAAACTTCCAGGCAATGCAATGTTGGGTGAAGGGAAACCAGAAAATCAGAACCATGCGATAATTTTTACTCGAGGCGAAGGCCTACAGACCATAGACATGAATCAG GAGCATTATATGGAGGAGACATTGAAAATGAGAAACCTGCTGCAAGAGTTTACGAAGAAACATGATGGTGTGAGGTATCCGACAATACTTGGTGTAAGAGAACATATATTCACTGGCAG TGTTTCTTCGCTTGCGTGGTTCATGTCAAACCAAGAGACAAGTTTTGTGACTATTGGACAGCGTGTACTTGCCAATCCTTTAAG GGTTCGATTTCATTATGGACATCCTGATATCTTTGATCGACTTTTCCATCTCACAAGGGGTGGTGTAAGCAAAGCATCTAAGATTATCAATCTTAGTGAGGACATATTTGCTG GATTCAATTCAACGCTGCGTGAAGGAAACGTTACACATCATGAATACATGCAAGTTGGCAAGGGAAGAGATGTTGGTCTCAACCAGATTTCACTATTCGAGGCAAAAATTGCGTATGGTAATGGCGAACAGACACTGAGCCGTGACATCTACCGACTTGGGCATCGTTTTGATTTCTTCAGAATGTTGTCCTGCTACTACACTACTATTGGCTTCTACTTCAGCACAATG ATTACGGTATGGACCGTGTATGTATTTCTCTATGGGCGTCTGTATCTTGTCCTCAGTGGGCTTGATAAAGGACTAGCCACTGGAAGAAGGTTTATACACAATGACCCTCTCCAAGTCGCTCTCGCTTCGCAATCTTTTGTTCAGCTTGGCTTCTTGATGGCGCTCCCTATGATGATGGAGATCGGTCTGGAGAGAGGGTTCAGGACCGCGTTGAGCGACTTTGTGCTCATGCAGCTTCAGTTAGCGTCCGTCTTCTTCACATTCTCCCTCGGAACCAAGACTCACTACTACGGAAAGACGCTGCTCCACGGAGGAGCCGAGTACAGAGCCACCGGACGTGGATTCGTGGTGTTCCATGCCAAATTCGCCGAGAACTATCGACTGTACTCACGGAGCCATTTCGTCAAGGGCATCGAGCTGATGATCCTGCTTATCGTGTTTGAGATCTTCGGGCAGTCGTACCGAGGAGCTATCGCGtacatcttcatcaccttctccATGTGGTTCATGGTTGTCACCTGGCTCTTTGCGCCGTTCCTGTTCAACCCTTCTGGGTTCGAGTGGCAGAAGATTGTGGACGACTGGACCGACTGGAACAAGTGGATCAGCAACCGCGGGGGTATCGGTGTTTCGCCGGACAAAAGCTGGGAGTCATGGTGGGAGAAAGAGCACGAGCCACTTAAATACTCCGGGAAGCGTGGCACCGTTCTTGAGATAGTGCTGGCGGTGCGCTTCTTCATCTACCAGTATGGGCTTGTTTACCATCTCAACATAACCAAACACACCAAGAGCGTCCTG GTGTATTGCTTGTCATGGGTTGTCATCTTCTTCATATTGCTGGTGATGAAG GCTGTGTCGGTTGGTCGGCGGAAATTCAGCGCCGAGTTCCAGCTTGTGTTCCGGCTGCTCAAGGGGCtgatcttcatcgtcttcatctccACCATCGTGATCCTGATCGTGATCCCCCACATGACGATCCAGGACATATTTGTCTGCATCCTCGCCTTCATGCCGACGGGATGGGGCCTGCTCCTG GTTGCTCAGGCGCTGAAGCCTGCGATCATGAGCGTGGGGCTGTGGGGGTCGATCCGGGCGCTGGCTCGTGGGTACGAGATCATCATGGGGCTGCTGCTCTTCACCCCGATCGCGTTCCTGGCGTGGTTCCCGTTCGTGTCTGAGTTCCAGACCCGGATGCTCTTCAACCAGGCCTTCAGCCGTGGGCTGCAGATCTCGAGGATCCTGGGCGGGCACAAGAAGGACCGGGCGGCGCTGAGCAAGGACGATAGGTAG